In Rutidosis leptorrhynchoides isolate AG116_Rl617_1_P2 chromosome 6, CSIRO_AGI_Rlap_v1, whole genome shotgun sequence, the DNA window GAAGAACATCAGAAGAAAATCacacagacgcaaggacgcaagaaataACTTGCGTATGGGTTTttgagacgcaaggacgcaaggtgtacCTTGCGTAACCTATACACGAGCCGCAAGGATGCAAGGTCTACCTTGCATGCATATGCAAAGTTAAACTTATACCATACGCAAAGACGCAAATATCACCTTGCGTACAATGTGAGgcatacgcaaagacgcaaggatTGTCTTGCGTCTATATATCAACAGAGTTACACAACTTAAATCTAGCAAAAATACCTGGGTATCGTAAGCAATATCAATAATATACAAAcaaaaacacaaaatacaaacaCATTTTGTTGACACAATTTATCGAACAGTTGGCGTGCTAAAACTTTGTTTTAGCACATAAATATAAGAACTCGAAAGTAGATCGATGAATAATATAACATAGATCTAAGAAATCTAACCTGTTCTTGAGACATAGTGAGCGATGATGGTGATTCGATGATGTTGGTGGCGTAGAAGCTCGCTTGTACTCGGGAAGATCGAAGATGGAAGGATGAAGATGACCTAGTAAGGATGAAGATGTGAGGAGGATGAcgtgaagataatgatgatgattttgcgAGTGGTTTGCGAGTGTTTGGGAGAACGTAAGCAAGCTTGATGATGATCTTGCGAGTGACGAGCGAAAGGGCACCAGAGAGCAGTTGGCGTATGATTGTGGTTGTAAGGGAACAGTGAACGCAAAAGTTTCATTTAACTAGTTCTTTTAAGGAAACACGCAAGGTCGCAATGTCGCAaggtcgcaaagacgcaaggtcgcaaggacgtaaggagtcttgcgccttgcgagggcaaattgtcaacttttttttttaagggctgtcagtcaacatgcttaaaaaaagggcattttggtgataatcctTTTAATAAGTGATCTAGTCGTGAATCACACACGAGGATCAAGCGGTGTCATTGTTGGTGTCCTGCGACCGTAGAACGCCACATTTTAGGTGTTTGGACTAGTTGAATTGTTAGTCACAATCAAGAGGGGTCTTAGGCAGCATAGAATTTTGCAATGTGTAATCTTTGTTGAGTGTTTGCACTACGAATTCTAGGTGAACTGGCTAGCTAGTTCAAATGTATATAGTCAAATAACCAAATGTATAATTTAAGTTAGATCTATCTATGGTATAAAACAAAAGCAATGAATAATAGGTAATTAACTTAAGTAAAATGAAAATATAAGCTAAGAACTCAATAATCTATTTAATATATCCTCTGAGATTAGCTAAACATAACAAATAAAagtcatgcatgcatgcatgcccaTTAATCATCAAGAAGTTCATCTCCATTTCCATTCACCCAAAGTTTGAAAACTGAATTTGAGAAGATTGCACCATTTGCAAATCCGTCGTCGTTTGGCATGAGTTCTCATCGCTCATCACAGCCCTACAAATACAAAATTAACtattattcatttttaaaacacaaaTCCACAGCCACAAATATGTACAATTATCCTATCTCAAGACTAATTAAACTCTTAACCTCATGATTGAAAAGGACACTTCGATATGTTTAGGCTCTGCTCTTTGGTAGTATTTTTTTTGATATCGAGTTATCTAAAGACTCATTAATTACTAGAAAAAATAAAATACATGATAGATTCAAGATCTTACTCGCGTGGTCGGGATGCCCAAAGATTACTCAAAGCGCGTAGCCTGCCATAATACTCGCTAATAACCAAGAAACATTTTGCAGCTTGTCGAACTGTCAGTATCCGATGTAGTCGATGTAGAGTCATTCGTCTTAGGTTATCGGCCTAAAAATAATTAGAAGTTAGTTATTTAACTGGTATTCAGGATAGTAAAAGTACTTATATATGCTATATACAGAGTATAAACAACTGTATAATTCATGTAACTTTATGCATTTACCTGGTGAACAAAGCCTTCAAGATTAGTAAGTTTTCCAACTGCGACCGCCATATGGTGGACCCCATCGTTAACAGAACCACTAGCAATTGTGTCGACTAACGACTGATGCAGTTGATCTAATCCTTGCGTCAAGGCTTCTTCGGTTTGTTGTGAGGATTGTTGTAAACTATATATTCCAACTACTTGTTGTTCTGTCAACGGGTCAAGCTGAATCGCTAACATCTGACAGATAAATCACGTAAGACAAATATGAGAACCAAAGGGCTTATGGCCTATCAGTATCAAGGGAACTTGTCAACCTTGAGGTTATAAGTTCGAGTCCCGTCGTGGACAAAAAGGGTGTGTTTGCTAATacaaaaaatccaaaaaaaaataaataaataaataaataaataaataaaaaataaaaaaaaaagtgatcAAATGTTCAAAATTTTGTGCTTATCATGTTgtatgaaaatataaatatttaacctTGATAAGCTCAGAGGGCCGAAAACCGCCCATCCAAAGGAAGCAACGTTCGGCTGGGGTCGCCCACATGCCAGTAAATAAGTGGAAAACATCGGATTTAGCAACCACACTTTTTAGCCGAAAAATTTCATCATAATGTGCAACAAAGCTATCGACTATGACACGTAGATCGCTATCTGATAAATGCGATTGCAACCCTTTCCGCAATTCTGCCATATGTCTTTGATCTTCATTGAGCCATCTTGCGTATTCCATGTCAAACATTGCTGCACCTACTCATTAAAAATTGTTTCTTATGTTAGTCtcaaattaatttttttatatatttatatttttatttataatttatatactcACTAGGGCTAAGGTTGCCTCCACCAGCTCCACCACACATGAACAATCCCTACAAAACAATAGTTTTCGATAACAACACAATAAGAGGTAGAAAGTTTTTCAGGGTAgggctacccgggagggcgagtaatccgaccccatactctgatgtacgcagctCGGTAGGATTACTCTCTGGCTGTTTTCTA includes these proteins:
- the LOC139851379 gene encoding transcription factor TGA9-like: MASHRVGETGLSDSGPSHHHHHHQHMPYSVLPAYNPPNTGFINQESSSFNFGELEEAIVLQGYKINNDENKLPLYTTVPRPAATLDMFPSWPIRVHQTPRGSNSSTDSGSAVNVAIASKPEAHCHTEPESPISSNSRKTLSEQQLQQQQQHQEIFRQQLQHLQIPEQLEMESEGGSPVTTGGSSHSQQTPKPFSEKRKGIGSTSERTLDAKTLRRLAQNREAARKSRLRKKAYVQQLESSRIRLTQLEQDLQRARSQGLFMCGGAGGGNLSPSAAMFDMEYARWLNEDQRHMAELRKGLQSHLSDSDLRVIVDSFVAHYDEIFRLKSVVAKSDVFHLFTGMWATPAERCFLWMGGFRPSELIKMLAIQLDPLTEQQVVGIYSLQQSSQQTEEALTQGLDQLHQSLVDTIASGSVNDGVHHMAVAVGKLTNLEGFVHQADNLRRMTLHRLHRILTVRQAAKCFLVISEYYGRLRALSNLWASRPREAVMSDENSCQTTTDLQMVQSSQIQFSNFG